The genomic stretch tggcagtgtgcggcctcccattcccccccccccccccccctcattggtggcagcggagttccgatcggagtcccagtttaatcgctggggctccgatcggtaaccatggcaaccaggaagctactgcagccctggttgccatggttacttagcaatagtacaacagtaaaagattcatacttacctgcttgctgctgcgatgtctgtgaacggccgggagctcctcctactggtaagtgacagttctttagcaatgcgccgcacagacctttcacttaccagtaggtggagctcccggccgttcacagacatcgcagcagcaagcaggtaactatgagtcttctactattgtactattgctaagtaaccatggcaaccaggactgcagtagcatcctggttgccatggttaccgatcggagccccagcgattaaactgggactccgatcggaactccgctgccaccaatgatggggggggggggggaaatgggaggccgcacactgccaccaatgttgttactgctatagagggagggggggccgatggttggcgcatactgtgccaccaacgatttattacaatagagggagggagggggggcgatggtgggcgcacactgtgccaccaacgatgtattacaatagagggagggagaggggggcgatggtgggcgcacactgtgccaccaacgatttattacaatagagggagggagggggggcgatggtgggcgcacactgtgccaccaacgatttattacaatagagggagggagggggggcgatggtgggcgcacactgtgccaccaacgatttattacaatagagggggggggcgatggtgggcgcacacactgtgccaccaacgatttctaacattagagggaggaaggggggggcccgatggggggcgcacactgtgccaccaacgatattcaaactggggagggggggggtctgccccctgctgcctggcagccctgatctcttacaggggaatatgatagtacaattaaccccgttaggtgccgcacctgaaggggttaattgtgctatcatatccccctgtaagagatcgggtgctgccaggcagcagggggcagtcttggaCAAAGTTtatagtgtattctaactagaagcgtccccatcaccatgggaacgcctctgtgttagaatatactgtcggatctgagtttcacgaagtagctcatatccgacagtatattctaacatagaggcgttcccatggtgatggggacgcttcaagttaaaatataccatcggattggagaaaactccaatccgatggtataaaagaactccagactttacattgaaagtcaatggggacggatccgtttgaaatggcaccatattgtgtcaacctcaaacggatccgtccccattgacttgcattgtaatttaggacggatccgtttggcttcctccaaaaatcaaggaagacccacggacgaaaaaacggtcacggatcacggaccccgtttttgcggaccgtgaaaataaactgtcgtgtgcatgaggccttaccctgtatgttttgtattgctttaAGTAATGTTAGGACAGAATAGGTTATGTTGAGAATTTGGCTTGAAGGAGgggggcacattctttgcacaggggccctcttctgtctgtgtccgcccctagTAGTAGGGTCTTCTTGGGTCGGCAGACGGGATAATGCATCCGCATTTTCATTTGCTTTTCTTGTTctgtatttcactgtgaaattgtagttagcaaggcaagaggcccatctttgttctaatgCTCCCAACTTGGCGGTGTTAAGATGCGCTAGCGGGTTGTTATCTGTGAAGGCCATGAATGGTGTTGCGGCAAggtaatctttaaatttttctgtgacaGCCCACACAAGTGCGAGGAATTCCAATTTGAAGGAACTATAGTTTTGGTTGTTTCTTTCAGTACCTCTAAGAGATCTACTAGCATAGGAAATGACTCTTTATTTACCTTCTTGTATTTGTGACAAGACAGCTCCGAGGCCTTTCTTACTGGCATTTGTGTAAAGATGAAATCGCTGTTGGTAATCTGGATAGCCTAAGATTGGTGGCTCTGTTAACTTCTTCtggagctggaaggcaatttctctttaggtgttccattcAACGCATATTGGAGATTTCTGATACCTTCAGAGCTGACAATATGCCCTAAGTATTTGACTTCTGGCTTCAGTAGATAACACTTAGATGTTTGACTTTGAATATaggttagagagggctcacctactaGTCAAAAAATGGTATGGGTGCTCCTACGAGAGGATTCACCCACTCCTCTAAAATTTATgacaagaaatataaaaatagtagggcacaccagcaCTTGGTTTACACACGGAGAGTTTGGATATaataatatgtatttattaaacACATAGAACAATCTATTCCGACATATTATAATGCATAGCTAAAATCTCTAAAATACATAGATACatgagtataaaaatataaaatataatataaaataaaaataaaaattccttatAATGACCTATGGGTCAGAGTCTTTTAAGACAAAAGAGCTTCACGTGCTCGGCGTAATAAATTGTTGCTGCAAAGTCAGTAGAATAAATTCACTATTAGTAGTAGAAAAGATTAAATGAATCGCAGttgttttactcactgtttcaACACTGCTGATTTGATTGTaacactggtggcgtcccacgagtGATACTATTCTTAATAAGTTGCGGTGTAATAGGAATTTCCACCGAGTCTATGTGAATATCAGGTCCGGGATCTTCAGTGATATATGAAGCTGTGCTGTCGCAGAAGCCGCTCAGTGGTATCTTTATGCTGCGCTATTTATTTTGTATCACGCAAGCTATAGAGTCACCAGATGCGCTTCTCATGAATTACCGACAGGTATCCAGCTTTCTTTTAAGAAAATATATTCTCACCGATCCCTTGGCTGTTGGTTCCTTTTCTTTAAGCGCTTAAATCTTCTGATTCTGTGTCTTATTTCATGGgatttaccatacgcgtttcagagtgctccgactccttcctcagtggctgagAGTCCATGTTTAATGAGGACTTGAAAAACTTCGGCCAGATGTTTCAAGTGATCTTCATAAGATTTGGAGTAGATGATGATATCGTCTAAGTATAACAGGACAGTTTCAAAATTCTTGTGGCCCAGACAACGCTCCATTAATCTTTGAAAAGTTTTGGgcgcattgcaaagtccaaaaggcatgcagttgaactcaaataggcccataggggtGGTAAATGCCATCTTCTCACGATCTTCAGGTGCcattggtacttgccagtatccactggttaaatcAAGAATAGAGAAGTAGGCTGAAGATCCTAAAGCTGTCAAGGATTTCTCTATGCGTGGTAAAGAGTAAGCATCTTTGTGAGTGATTTGATAGATTTTTCTGTAGTCCACAAAGAATCTGATGTTACCGTCCTTTTTACGGACAAGGACTAGCGGTGCAGCCATGGGCTATGGCTGTCTTTGATGATATTGGAGTCCTTCATCTCCAGGATCATTTGCTTTACGGATTGGTACATAGTTGGTGGTATAGGCCGATACCTTTCCTTGATTGGTGGGTGTGAACCCGTAGGGATTGAGTGCTTAATGATATCTACTTCTCTGTAGTCTGTAGAGTGCTTACTGAAGGCACGGTGATGCTCCTTCACAATTTTCAGTACTCCCTCCAATTGGTTTTCTGGCGTTGACGCATCTCCCACATGAAGTTCTTTCCACCAGGATGTGCTTAAATTTGGTCCTGTGGGTGCTGTTTCTTGGTAAGTTGCTCCGTTGTAGCTGTAGCCACACTGATGACATCTTGAAACGTAACTTGGATTAGCTGTGCAACGGGACGGTATTTTGTTAGTGTTACACTGCTATCACTCAAATTTAGGAGTCGAATAGATACTTTACCTTCAGAGACGGTTACTAGGCTTCTTGCAGCTCTAACTAGAGGATGGTCTTCCAAAACAACCGGCTCTACCAGGGCTTGGTAATCTTGACCCTGAATTCCGACTATAGCTCGGCACCACAAGAGGGTTTCGGTATTGGGTTTGAAAATCACAGGTTGATTATctcggatgcggacacagcaGATTTCTCCTTTTTCGTTGGCGAATCTCTGTTGCGCATTTAGTACACGGATGGTTTGTTGGATCACCTTCTTAAAAGCAGGAGAGGCAGTAGGCACTGACTGGTGCAAGGCTTCCGGCATCTCAACATAACAGTTCCTGAGGACATTCACTCCTAGGACTATTGGAGGGTTGTTGTTATTTTCTCTGACTTGTACCACAATAATGCCTTGTCGAGATAGTGTAGTTCCTCTTACTTGAATGGTAGGTTCCTAATAACCATGTATTGGTACGGGTTTGCCGTTACTAGCTATGAgactcagccaggattctggGGGCTGGGTAAGCTGATTTTGGTCCTAGTATTTTTCAAATGCTGCTTGTTGGATGGTAGTGACTTGGGATCCTGTGTCAACTAGGGCAACAAAAGGAACTCCATTTATTTGACGTGCCACTTCTAGACGGGATCCTACGTATCTTGGCATCCAGTAGGGATCTTCTGGACCTATTGatttacctcccgaggggtggtccttggCCTCGGGGgtcgcccgtttaactgccagcaggttgcttcagtatggcctggcttgtgacagtatgtGCAGATAGGCTGCTTCGGGGTACTAGTGCGGTCAAGTGGGTGTCCGCCTGAATTTCTGGGATAAGTCTCTTTATAGTCAGGAGGGAAGAGTCTTCTGGACACAGGTTTCTCATCCTCCAGCAATAATGTTTTTTTCCACTGTTCCAACTTTTGGTGGactttctccagacttttagTCAGGAATTGGACTTGCTCAGTGAGGGCAGCAACTGCGTCAGGAATTGGAGCTTGGGTTGCCTGACTGACGACAGGTAAAGGTTTTAAAGGGGTGACTAGCTGTGATACTGGCACTACAGCGGATCTAGCAGGTTCTGTCGGTGGATTTGTTTCCAGTATACTGATAGCTAACTCCTTAAAGTCTAAGAAAGTAGCACTTGGATGCTGGGCGGCTAACATTCTTAGCTGGCTCTTTAGATTGTCTGTATTGACGCcttcaataaggctactttcacactagcgttcatgggtcagttcgtgagctccgtttgaaggagctcacgagcggacccaaacgcctccgtccagccctgatgcagtctgaatggacacggatccgctcagactgcatcagtctggcggcgttcagcctccgctccgctcgcctccgcacggacaggcggacagctgaacgctgcttgcagcgttcgggtgtccgcctggccgtgcggaggcgtgcggatccgttcagacttacaatgtaagtcaatgggaacggatccgcttgaagatgtcaccatatggctcaatcttcaagcggatccgtcccccattgactttacattgaaagtctgaacggatccgcgcaggctacttgcgcacttgcgaatttttttaaagttattaatgcagacggatccgtactgaacggagcctccgtctgcattaatatgatcggatccgttcagaacggatccgatcaagcgcaagtgtgaaagtagcctaaattgctctttcagggttttgtcctgattctctgcctcacGGTGGTCTACTTGGACAACAGCTCTAAGGGCTTCCTGCAAagataatgcaaagtctctgagtgactcacccgATTTCTGTTTCTTGCTGAAGAACCTCACCTTGACCTCTGACACGGTTCTGGGTTCAAAGGTGGTGTAGAGACgttcaaatatctgctccagtgtcctcctCTCTGAGCTTGGCCAGGATTTCACTTCTCTGAGAGCAGCTCCTTCCAATTACTCCAGGAGAATCTCCATCTGTTGCTCTGGGGATAAAGGGTACAATCTGAACACAGCAAGAATTTTCTCTTTAAAGTCCCTTAAAGTGTGAACTTCTCCAGAATATTGTGGGGACCAGGGGGCCTCAAAATAATAAGGCATGGTTAAAGGCATTAAGCTTGGTGCTGCCGCAGGGGGTCCGCGGAGGTCAGGCTGCACGTTATCTTCCTGCACAGACATGGTAACAGCAGGTGAATTATGGTTAGGTAAGTTAGCTGTGGCTGTAGACACTTTTTGCGTggcgttgctatgggcaaccgctATCTTGCaggtgtatggccctttaagaaactTGGTGCCGGCTGAATGCAGTGCTTGAATAGCGCTTGTTTAGATCTCTGACAGCGCTCCTGGCTATCGACGCTCCTTATAATTAGTAGGGGCAAATCGGAGTACTCACAGGTTGCGATTACTACTTGGGGGACGGcaagcaatgcgattatttcctCTCCGTTAGTTCACATGCGAAGTCTCGTGACTTTTGGGTATGCGCACGTCACACTCTCCTCCCGTGCGCGGCGTCTCACTCTGAGGTAGCTGCAAaacagaggaggcggcgctgcgtTTGCATATAGGATCGGCCTCCCAGGATTGAGACAGCAAAAGGTAGGAAGGGCTGGCCGGACAATTTTGCATAAATGGGCAGCACTAGGTTTTCCCGCTCTTCAGGGGGTGTCACTAACATATCCACAGTGATGGCGCAGTATTTTTCAAACAAGAAGGCctccggcggccattttaagtgCATAGAAACAGTCCATTCAATTACAGCAAGCCGTTTTAGTAAGACACAAATATCAGATTTTCTCACTTTCGATTTTTATGCTGAAGACTGGTATAACACTTCCATGCAACTTCCAAACACTTTAAGCAGTTCTGTAGCCCAACACAGCGCGCAATAAGTAAAAGTCTCTCAATGAAGCAAAGGGGCTTATTCTCATGCGACAGTCTTTTAAATAAGGCGcaggggttaatatcctgttcgtgacgccaaaattcGAATGCGACCTGCCAGAACCGTAGGGgcgacacgtgaggtgcacggtgggccaatGAGGGGGAGTAgtaatacagttcatcggtttactcacggttagcaaaaagcctccctgggccggcagcacagtgatgaggaagacagcacgaaatcctccggggcacgctctgtggtctGTGGTAGGGGAGCACTAgccaagatggaggttgaggtgcccttgatgacggcagtgtttagggtgcttgtggcggttgggtcccttggtggtatttgtcgtgacgccagtaccgttcatggtggtacaaccagttgtagtggtagtattgaagaatgaggtagacagtggtaggatacaactcacaacttttactgtagcAGGTTTAAGTTGCAGCAtaaacatccagacagaatacagtctccgGGTATATAGAGGAATTCAGTTGATCCACTGTTAACAGGTTTTGGCTAGGTCCTGACTCAGGCTGTGGTTCAGTATAGGTCTTACTGGTAGGTGACTTTGCTTCCGGTCCCTTTTAAATCCAGTGAAGTTTAGTGAGGTTGCCCGTGGCTAGAGAATCCTTCACCTAAACTCCCCAAAGGTCTTTGATGCCTGGGTAGTGGCTATTATCCTTTGGTTTAAGTCCTTTTTCTACTTTGTCCCTTCTTGGACTAGACTTCACTCCTGAGCAGACTTGTGCTTGATCTGCACACTCACTAACTGGCAAAGACTGACCACAGATTAGACCTGAGCTGGGCTAGATATCCCAgggtggtgctatccccatctagtggtgggatgtataaagcacacttgaccagcctatgaacagggatacaacagatgTAGCAATGCAAAATGACATGCAATACAGCAATGGCAATGAAGCAATACATTTGCAGTTCCatgtgtcctgagtgggacgctgcagatacatctgctgagcggtgtatctaatcctctcctgtgtgatactgtctgctgagctgtgtatctaatcctgtgtgatactgtctgctgagctgtgtatctaatcctatcctgtgtgatacggtctgctgagccgtgtatgaACTCccatgagatgactgtttggcaccAGGACAGCGCCCGCCCCCTGATCCTTCCCTTCGTCCCATTTCTTCTCCTGTATTAGTCGGTGCTGCCGCTCACTGTGCCAGGctgcatcctcctctctgctatcTCTGAGGTAGGTACGGGGCGCTGTTGTGGCTTTTAGTGCTCAGGTTGTTTAGCGAGggggtaattattttttttaggggTAATTTGATCTTTTCTTAGATCCTGTGCGGATGGGACCTGTAGCCCTAACACCTTTACAGACAGGACTGTAGGATAAAAGGAGGATTAATGGTTGGGAAATCATTAATGTTTGGAAGGAGGGCATGGAATTGTGATTAGAGGTATTAAAGGGGAACCCTCTGGCAAACAGAACTAACAAAAACCAAGAACCGTGCCAGCTCTGCTATCTGTTTATCAGCAGAACGGAGTGAAGAAGTTAATGTAACTGCGTCATCACTGAGGAGTCCTCCACATTTCCAGGGGCAGGGCCTCTACTTACAACGCTGCTGCAAAAATAATTGTCGATGCAGCTCTGAAAGTGACTAGAGGATATTGCTAGCACTGGTTAACTCTTTCTTTGCTACAGCGTACAGACAGACGCCCTATTTCCTCCTCTTTCCAGTGGTGCGGTTTGGTTGTCCTTGCAGCTGAAGGCTTCCTCTCCTGCGCCGACAGATCTGCAGATATGGTTGTCCGTCCCCCGCTGGGAGATGTGAATGGGTTGCCCATTGTGGGACCCTTTGCAGAAAACTGGGCGAACGTGCAGAAGTTCCAGGCTGGAGAAGGAGACGTGCTGATAGACACCTACCCCAAATCTGGTAGGACTATGGACACTTCTGAATATCATAGGTGTGCAGAGGTTGGGGGGCACACCAGGGCCCAGGAGACTGAGCGACCCTGAAGCTCCTATTTTTCTGATCTATGTTGACCCGTGCCATGTCTTGCCGCTTCTCAGGTACCACCTGGATCAGTGAGATTGTAGACTTAATTCTACAGAATGGAGACAAAAAGAAAGCCCAGCGCGGAGCCATTTTCGAGCGGGTGCCCTTTCTGGAGTTTGCAGTGCCTGAAATACCAACAGGTAGGTGATGCCGATACAGTCACTTCTTTTATAATATATTCAACCATATCTTCCAACATCTAACTTGTTGCCTTATCCTCCTCAGGCACTGAATTGCTTAATGCAATAAAGCCTCCACGAGTGATCAAATCTCATTTATCCGTGCAAACCCTGCCGAACACCTTCTGGGAAAAGAACTGCAAGGTACTGGCTATAACAAGATGTGGGCTTTGTGTGAACCTTGGCTGGTGACTCAGGTCTATTATTTCCTCCTGTAGATCCTGGTCTACATCTCTAGAGCTTGGTATATCACTGCTAATAAAGCTATGTCTACTGTTCCTGCCATGTaccagggttaggctactttcaaacttgtgttttggctttccgtttctgatatccgttcagggctcagcggtccaaaaccgatcagttttgccctaatgcattctgaatggaaaaggatcggctcagaatgcatcagtttgcctccgttcagtctccattccgctctggaggttgcttgcagcgttttggtgtccgcctgacgaagcagagccaaacaaatccgtcctggcacacaatgtaagacaatgggggcggatccgttttctctgacacaatctggcacaacagaaaatggatccgtcctccatggaCTTTCAATGGTTTTCAAGATGAATCCGTCTTggttatagaagacataatacaaccagatctgttcatgatggatgcatgcggttgtattattgtaacggaagcgtttttgaagatctgcaaaaaatgctagtgtgaaagtagtctgatATTAAACTTCCTTGCAGTAGGAATTGGACTCTACTCTAAAGGTCCAGGTCCATCTCTTCTTGTAGAATTGGGTCCACCTACTGCAAATCCATCGTGTGTGGTCTCTTGCTTTATGTTTGGGTCCACTTATTGCTCTATTATCAGGTGTCTCATGCTGGGCAGCCTACTATATCTTTTTATATGGGCCGGGTCTAGTTCTCCTCCTTGAGAGCTCGGCTCCTCTTGTTTGACCCGTCCTCTATCCATGTCTGTTCTGCTTCGTCTCTTTCAATACAGTAATGTCTGTAATCTCTTTGGCTTTGAAGACAGTTTTACTATGTAGCCATTTCTTTCCTGTGAACTTTTTCAGTCACTCAAATGTCTCTCGGTGCAGCATTCTCTTATGCCATCTGGACACCATGAATGGATTATCCAGGTCCACTCTCTCAGAAGATGTTGATTATATAGATCTATATATAAAATCTTGTATTGTCTTCTACCCACAGATCATCTACATGGCCCGAAATCCTAAGGATGTGTTATTGTCGTATTATTACTTCTACCAGATGGCCATTGTGCACCCAGATCCGGGGACATTCGATGAGTTTCTACAAAGCTTCATAAAGGGAAAAAGTATATATGAGATTTATGTTATCTGCTAATTTATGGGCACAGATCTTGGTGAAAACGTTCATCTTAAAGTGGCCATATATCCTAGATAGCTGTAGGACAAACACTTGTTTATTTTAAAGGGTATGTCCATTTTGCAGAGCTCATGTGTGAGTAAGGCTTTGGTGTCTGATTATGGCTTGCCAACCGGTCTGCTCCACTTCCTCCCACCATACGGTGACTCCCACCATACGGTTTAAACTTTGTAGTCGGTGCCATCAGATGTagagagggaggaagatggaggggAGTAACACAGGTAGGTAGGATACCCTTTTAAAGATGTCCTTGCTTGCCTTCCCTAGTTTCTTATGGATCATGGAGCGATCACGTCAAGGACTGGTGGAAGATAAGGCAGGAGAGAGACATCCTCTACCTCTTCTATGAGGACATGTTAGCGGTGAGGTGAACAATATTTTTATCCACTTATTTTCAGAATTATATCAGAATGGGCTTATGTGACCGATGTCGTcattgttacatagttaatacggttgaaaaaagacataagtccatcaagttcaaccaagggatcggtgaggacgtgaatcccagaaagaagtgagactcagatttctacacatttccataagcattaaccccttaaggaccaggctcattttcaccttaaggaccaggccattttttgcaaatctgaccagtgtcactttaagtgctgataactttaaaacgcttttacttatacaggccattctgagattgttttttcgtcacatattgtacttcatgacactggtaaaataaagtcaaaaaaattaatttttttgcataataaaatacctaatttaccaaaaatttggaaaaatttgcaaatttcaaagtttcagtttctctacttctgtaatacatagtaatacccccaaaaattgtgatgacttaacattccccatatgtctacttcatgtttgaattattttgggaatgatattttattttttggggatgttacaaggcttagaagtttagaagcaaatcttgaaatttttcagaaatttacaaaaacccaatttttagggaccactacagctctgaagtcactttgcgaggcttacataatagaaaccgcccaaaaatgaccccattctataaactacacccctcaaggtattcaaaactgattttacaaactccgttaaccctttaggtgttgcacaagagttattggcaaatggggatgaaatttgagaatttcatttttttgcctaattttccattttaacccattttttccactaacaaagcaagggttaacagccaaacaagactgtatcttaattgccctgactctgccgtttacagaaacaccccatatgtggccgtaaactactgtacggccacacagcggggcgtagagggaaaggtgcgccgtttggtttttggaagccagattttgctggacagtttttttgacaccatgtcccatttgaagccccctgatgcacccctagagtagaaactccataaaagtgaccccatctaagaaactacacccctcaaggtattcaaaactgattttacaaacttcgttaaccctttaggtgttgcacaagagttattggcaaatggggatgaaatttgagaatttcatttttttgcctaattttcaattttaacccattttttccactaacaaagcaagggttaacagccaaacaagactgtatctttattgccctgattctgccgtttacagaaacaccccatatgtggccgtaaactactgtacggccacacagcggggcgtagagggaaaggtgcgccgtttggtttttggaagccagattttgctggacagtttttttgacaccatgtcccatttgaagccccctgatgcacccctagagtagaaactccataaaagtgaccccatctaagaaactacacccctcaaggtattcaaaactgattttacaaactttgttaaccctttaggtgttgcacaagatttaatggaaaatagagatacaatttca from Bufo gargarizans isolate SCDJY-AF-19 chromosome 8, ASM1485885v1, whole genome shotgun sequence encodes the following:
- the LOC122945594 gene encoding sulfotransferase 1 family member D1-like; the protein is MVVRPPLGDVNGLPIVGPFAENWANVQKFQAGEGDVLIDTYPKSGTTWISEIVDLILQNGDKKKAQRGAIFERVPFLEFAVPEIPTGTELLNAIKPPRVIKSHLSVQTLPNTFWEKNCKIIYMARNPKDVLLSYYYFYQMAIVHPDPGTFDEFLQSFIKGKISYGSWSDHVKDWWKIRQERDILYLFYEDMLAEPKREIRKVMKFLGKDLPEDVLETIHQSTTFKAMKENNMTNYSTIPSHVMDFTISPFMRKGISGDWKNHLTVAQNELLDEYYKKEMSDTDLTFRF